Proteins from a single region of Synechococcus sp. WH 8109:
- a CDS encoding RpoD/SigA family RNA polymerase sigma factor produces the protein MAPAATAASKPKSAAKAAKTVTADVDLVRSYLRDIGRVPLLTHEQEITLGRQVQELMDLESLEAELESKAGEKPSRDVLAKASGLSSMQLKRKLQHGRRAKERMVAANLRLVVSVAKKYTKRNMELLDLIQEGTIGLVRGVEKFDPTRGYKFSTYAYWWIRQGITRAIAEKSRTIRLPIHITEMLNKLKKGQRELSQELGRTPTVTELAEFVELPEDDVKDLMCRARQPVSLEMKVGDGDDTELLELLSGDGDLPSDQVEEDCLKGDLRSLLGQLPHLQEQVLRMRYGMDGEDPMSLTGIGRILGMSRDRVRNLERDGLAGLRRVSDQVEAYVAC, from the coding sequence ATGGCTCCGGCTGCGACCGCTGCTTCCAAGCCGAAATCCGCTGCGAAGGCTGCTAAGACAGTCACAGCTGACGTTGATCTGGTTCGCTCCTATTTGCGCGACATCGGCCGCGTGCCGCTGCTGACCCACGAGCAGGAGATCACCCTTGGCCGCCAGGTGCAGGAGTTGATGGATCTGGAATCGCTCGAGGCTGAGCTGGAGAGCAAGGCTGGTGAAAAGCCCAGCCGCGATGTGCTGGCCAAGGCTTCAGGGCTTTCCTCGATGCAGCTCAAGCGCAAGTTGCAGCACGGTCGTCGCGCCAAGGAGCGGATGGTGGCCGCCAACCTCCGGTTGGTGGTGAGCGTGGCCAAGAAGTACACCAAGCGGAACATGGAACTCCTGGATCTGATCCAGGAAGGCACCATCGGCCTTGTCCGTGGTGTCGAGAAGTTTGACCCCACCCGCGGTTACAAGTTCTCCACTTACGCCTATTGGTGGATTCGCCAAGGGATCACACGGGCCATTGCGGAGAAGAGCCGCACGATTCGGCTGCCGATCCACATCACCGAGATGCTGAACAAGCTCAAGAAGGGTCAGCGGGAGCTGAGCCAGGAGTTGGGCCGTACTCCCACCGTTACGGAGCTGGCTGAGTTCGTCGAGCTGCCAGAAGATGACGTCAAGGATTTGATGTGCCGAGCCCGTCAGCCGGTGAGCCTTGAGATGAAGGTTGGCGACGGAGACGACACCGAGCTGCTGGAACTGCTCTCCGGTGACGGCGATCTGCCCAGCGATCAGGTGGAGGAGGATTGCTTGAAGGGCGACCTGCGCAGCCTCCTGGGCCAGCTGCCCCACCTGCAGGAGCAGGTGCTGCGGATGCGTTACGGCATGGATGGAGAAGATCCGATGAGCCTCACTGGTATCGGTCGGATTCTGGGCATGAGCCGTGACCGTGTTCGCAACCTGGAGCGGGATGGTCTGGCCGGTCTGCGCCGTGTGAGTGATCAGGTAGAGGCCTACGTCGCCTGTTGA
- the mutT gene encoding 8-oxo-dGTP diphosphatase MutT: MAALNGTDAAVLSAALLAWWECHGRGGIPWKLLPGGGRPAPQQQLDPYGIWIAEVMLQQTQLAVALPYWTRWMAAFPTIEALAAASLDEVRLQWQGLGYYSRARRLHEAAQRLVGQPWPRSLEAWMGLPGIGRTTAGSILSSAFNAPLPILDGNVKRVLARLTAHPRPPARDYALFWSWSEALLDPLRPRDTNQALMDLGATLCTPRQPDCHRCPWQLHCASYAAGDPCCWPVTDAPKPLPFQVIGVGVVLNAEGDVLIDQRLEEGLLGGMWEFPGGKQEPGETIETCIARELKEELGIAVTVGPELITIDHAYSHKKLRFVVHLCDWVSGQPQPLASQQVRWVRPDDLGNYAFPAANARIIEALLGSLKSSAHP, encoded by the coding sequence ATGGCCGCGTTGAACGGAACCGATGCAGCCGTTCTGTCGGCAGCCTTGCTGGCTTGGTGGGAGTGCCATGGCCGCGGCGGCATCCCCTGGAAGCTGTTGCCCGGTGGTGGGCGCCCAGCGCCGCAGCAGCAGCTCGATCCCTACGGCATCTGGATTGCCGAGGTGATGCTGCAGCAGACCCAGTTGGCCGTGGCACTGCCTTACTGGACGCGTTGGATGGCGGCGTTCCCCACCATCGAGGCCCTGGCCGCGGCGTCTCTGGATGAGGTGCGGCTGCAGTGGCAGGGCCTCGGCTATTACTCCCGCGCCCGCCGGTTGCATGAGGCGGCCCAGCGGTTGGTGGGCCAACCGTGGCCCCGCAGCTTGGAGGCGTGGATGGGGTTGCCGGGCATCGGTCGCACCACCGCCGGCAGCATCCTTTCCAGTGCCTTCAATGCACCGTTGCCGATCCTGGATGGCAACGTCAAGCGGGTGCTGGCGCGATTGACGGCCCATCCGCGCCCTCCGGCTCGCGACTACGCCTTGTTCTGGAGCTGGAGCGAGGCCCTACTCGATCCGCTGCGGCCTCGTGACACCAACCAGGCCTTGATGGATCTGGGGGCCACGCTTTGCACCCCCCGCCAGCCTGACTGCCACCGCTGCCCCTGGCAGCTGCACTGCGCTTCTTACGCTGCCGGCGACCCCTGCTGCTGGCCCGTGACCGACGCTCCCAAGCCCTTGCCCTTCCAGGTGATTGGTGTGGGCGTCGTGCTCAATGCGGAAGGAGATGTGTTGATCGACCAGCGCCTGGAGGAAGGCCTGCTGGGGGGGATGTGGGAGTTCCCCGGTGGCAAGCAGGAGCCGGGTGAAACCATCGAAACCTGCATAGCCCGTGAGTTGAAGGAGGAGCTCGGCATTGCGGTGACGGTCGGCCCTGAGCTGATCACCATTGATCACGCGTATAGCCACAAGAAGCTGCGCTTCGTGGTGCATCTCTGCGACTGGGTGTCGGGACAGCCGCAGCCCCTTGCCAGTCAGCAGGTGCGTTGGGTGCGCCCAGATGACCTGGGGAATTACGCCTTTCCGGCCGCCAATGCTCGGATCATTGAGGCGTTGCTTGGCAGCTTGAAAAGCTCTGCCCACCCTTAG
- a CDS encoding alpha/beta fold hydrolase, whose translation MSPSNPLWSWNERSIGWSLMGNSEAEEAVLLIHGFGANRNHWRFNQPVLAEQLPTYAIDLLGFGSSDQPRARLKDEPVTADAVDYGFDLWGQQVADFCDAVVRRPVLLVGNSIGGVVALRAAQLLGERCRGVVLIDCAQRLMDDKQLAAQPAWMAWVRPLLKTMVRQRWLSTALFRNAARPGVIRSVLKQAYPSGANIDDDLVNLLFQPTQRAGAAEAFRGFINLFDDYLAPQLMAEMSTPVDLIWGEHDPWEPIAEAKRWAQTLNCVRSISVIPNSGHCPHDEAPDQVNPVLKRLIKTRSVQQAT comes from the coding sequence GTGAGCCCAAGCAACCCCCTCTGGAGCTGGAACGAACGATCCATTGGCTGGAGCCTGATGGGCAACAGCGAAGCCGAAGAAGCGGTGCTACTGATCCATGGCTTCGGGGCTAACAGGAACCACTGGCGTTTCAACCAGCCGGTGCTGGCCGAACAGCTGCCCACCTACGCCATCGATCTGCTCGGCTTCGGGAGCAGCGATCAACCCCGCGCCCGCTTGAAGGATGAACCCGTTACAGCGGATGCCGTTGATTACGGCTTTGACCTTTGGGGCCAGCAGGTGGCTGACTTCTGCGATGCAGTCGTGCGACGGCCCGTGCTGTTGGTGGGCAACTCGATCGGCGGGGTTGTCGCCCTGCGAGCAGCACAACTGCTAGGCGAGCGCTGCCGTGGTGTGGTGCTGATCGACTGCGCCCAGCGTTTGATGGATGACAAACAACTGGCCGCACAACCGGCTTGGATGGCCTGGGTCAGGCCGCTGCTGAAAACGATGGTGCGCCAGCGCTGGCTCAGTACCGCGCTCTTCCGCAATGCAGCACGACCCGGCGTGATCCGCAGCGTGTTGAAGCAGGCCTATCCCAGTGGCGCCAACATCGACGACGACCTCGTGAATCTGTTGTTCCAACCAACCCAGCGTGCGGGAGCTGCCGAAGCCTTCCGCGGTTTCATCAACCTGTTCGACGACTATCTCGCCCCTCAATTGATGGCGGAAATGTCGACCCCCGTGGATCTGATCTGGGGAGAACACGATCCTTGGGAGCCGATCGCGGAGGCCAAGCGTTGGGCTCAGACACTGAACTGCGTTCGCTCCATTTCTGTAATTCCCAACTCAGGGCACTGCCCCCATGACGAAGCACCGGATCAGGTGAACCCTGTGCTGAAACGGCTGATCAAGACAAGATCAGTTCAACAGGCGACGTAG